One window from the genome of Haloprofundus halobius encodes:
- a CDS encoding universal stress protein, whose product MYDTILVPTDGSEAAATALEHALLMAQATDAAVHVLYVVDSEPDDAPVEENGDVQRRDTLYQYGQRTLEAAAERADELVGGGGAQMVRVETELQVGAPYEAILSYVDEKRVDLVVMGTHGRTGLQRYLLGSVAERVVRLADCPVMAVHEDDAEPAAYERILVPTDGSDCAEAAAEHAVAVARAFDAEVHALSVVNLVEEGGLFSAGGVDSAFVRRLDQRGQADADVVVEHAREAGVRAESGVVHGVPHEEIGTYATENDIDLIAIGTHGRSGLRRYLLGSVTERVLRTVPVPILAVRHRPEA is encoded by the coding sequence GTGTACGATACGATACTGGTTCCGACCGACGGCAGCGAAGCGGCGGCGACGGCGCTGGAACACGCCCTGTTGATGGCGCAGGCGACCGACGCGGCGGTGCACGTGCTGTACGTCGTCGACTCCGAACCGGACGACGCACCGGTGGAGGAGAACGGCGACGTACAGCGGCGGGACACGCTCTATCAGTACGGCCAACGCACCCTCGAAGCGGCCGCCGAACGGGCCGACGAACTGGTGGGCGGCGGCGGTGCGCAGATGGTGCGCGTCGAGACTGAGCTACAGGTGGGTGCCCCCTACGAGGCGATTCTCTCCTACGTCGACGAGAAACGCGTCGATCTGGTCGTGATGGGAACGCACGGACGGACCGGCCTCCAGCGCTATCTGCTCGGGAGCGTCGCCGAGCGCGTCGTCCGCCTAGCCGACTGTCCGGTGATGGCCGTCCACGAGGACGACGCCGAACCGGCGGCGTACGAACGGATTCTCGTCCCGACCGACGGGAGCGACTGCGCCGAGGCCGCGGCCGAACACGCGGTGGCGGTCGCTCGGGCGTTCGACGCCGAGGTGCACGCGCTCTCGGTGGTGAACCTCGTCGAGGAGGGTGGTCTCTTCAGCGCCGGAGGCGTCGACAGCGCGTTCGTCCGCCGACTCGACCAACGCGGCCAAGCCGACGCCGACGTCGTCGTCGAACACGCCCGCGAAGCGGGGGTCCGCGCCGAATCCGGGGTAGTGCACGGCGTCCCCCACGAGGAGATCGGGACGTACGCGACGGAGAACGACATCGACCTGATCGCGATAGGAACGCATGGGCGCAGCGGACTCCGCCGCTACCTGCTCGGGAGCGTAACTGAACGGGTGCTCCGGACGGTGCCGGTTCCGATACTCGCCGTTCGACACCGTCCGGAGGCGTGA
- a CDS encoding tyrosine-type recombinase/integrase gives MTTPLEPIEPHRAAELYLGQRETEVARSTLQAHRSRLRYFCRWCDQEGIDNMNDLTGRKLHEFRLWRRDDGDLNPVSEKTQMQTIRVFIRWCESIEAVENDLSTKVQSPSLATADDARDVMLTAERATKVLAYLEKYQYASIEHVTLALLWHTMMRRGSVRALDLDDYHSDEQYVEVVHRPETETPLKNKERGERLVALSEQLCDLLDDWIERQRPNVEDEYEREPLLATANGRIGASTIAKYVYRTTRPCVYTGKCPHDRDVETCDGASDELPSKCPTSVSPHAIRRGSITHSLEEGTPDKVISDRANVSQEILDKHYDRRDERTKMEQRRAYITDM, from the coding sequence ATGACCACACCACTCGAACCTATCGAACCGCACCGTGCCGCAGAACTCTACCTCGGTCAGCGCGAGACCGAAGTCGCCCGCAGTACGCTTCAGGCACATCGCTCTCGACTGCGCTACTTCTGCCGCTGGTGTGATCAGGAAGGCATCGACAACATGAACGACCTGACCGGACGGAAACTCCACGAGTTCCGGCTCTGGCGGCGCGACGACGGCGACCTGAACCCCGTCAGCGAGAAGACGCAGATGCAGACGATTCGCGTCTTCATTCGCTGGTGCGAGTCCATCGAAGCCGTCGAGAACGACCTCTCAACGAAGGTCCAGTCGCCGAGCCTCGCAACAGCGGACGACGCACGCGATGTGATGCTCACAGCCGAACGGGCGACGAAAGTTCTCGCCTATCTCGAGAAGTATCAGTACGCGTCTATCGAACACGTTACCCTCGCTCTGCTCTGGCACACGATGATGCGTCGAGGGTCAGTACGCGCGCTCGACTTGGACGACTACCACTCGGACGAGCAGTACGTCGAGGTTGTCCATCGCCCAGAGACGGAGACTCCGCTGAAGAACAAGGAACGCGGCGAGCGGCTCGTCGCTCTCTCGGAACAGTTGTGCGATCTATTGGACGACTGGATCGAACGCCAACGACCGAACGTAGAAGACGAGTACGAACGAGAGCCTCTACTGGCCACAGCCAATGGTCGAATTGGGGCTAGCACTATCGCGAAGTACGTCTACCGGACTACTCGACCCTGCGTCTATACAGGTAAGTGTCCGCACGACCGTGATGTCGAGACGTGCGACGGAGCGAGCGACGAACTCCCGTCAAAGTGCCCAACCAGTGTCTCTCCGCATGCTATCCGTCGGGGTTCGATTACGCACTCCTTGGAAGAAGGAACTCCTGACAAGGTGATTAGCGATCGAGCGAACGTGAGCCAAGAAATCCTCGACAAGCACTACGACCGGCGTGACGAACGTACGAAGATGGAACAGCGACGGGCGTATATTACTGATATGTAG